CAGAACGAAGAAAATCCGGTCACAATCGGCACAGTCAGAGGTATGATGGATGAAGCCATTAAAAAAGCTTCTAAGAAAGGACGCCGATTAGGAAAGAAAGTGGCAAAACGCCATTTAGATGATGAAAGCGGCAGAATTATGCTGTATGAGAAAGATTTTGATATTTAGTCAGGAGGAAAAAAGATGACAGCCCCTTATCTGGGAAACCCTAAAAGAACCATAGAAGTTCTTCAAAAATACGATTTTGTTTTTCAGAAAAAATTCGGGCAGAATTTCCTGATTGATACCCATGTGTTGGATAAGATTATAAGCGCTGCCGAGATTACAAAAGAGGATTTTGTACTGGAGATTGGTCCCGGAATTGGGACCATGACCCAGTATCTGGCATGTGCGGCCAGAGAAGTGGTTGCAGTTGAAATTGATAAAGCGCTGATACCAATTCTTGAGGATACGTTGCAGGACTACTCTAATGTAACTGTTCTCAACGAGGATATTTTAAAAGTCGATATCAAAAAACTGGCAGATGAGCACAATAATGGAAAACCCATTAAAGTTGTGGCAAATCTGCCATATTATATTACAACACCGATTATCATGGGATTATTTGAAGGAGATGTGCCAATTGAGTCCATTACCGTAATGGTGCAAAAGGAAGTAGCGGACCGAATGCAGGTAGGACCTGGAACAAAGGAATACGGAGCGTTGTCATTGGCAGTGCAGTATTATGCAGAACCTTATATTGTAGCCAATGTGCCGCCTAACTGCTTTATGCCAAGACCGAAGGTGGGAAGCGCCGTTATACGTCTTACAAAACATGCAGAACCTCCGGTAGAGGTGTTTGATACAAAGCTGATGTTTCGCATTATTCGGGCATCCTTTAATCAGAGAAGAAAAACTCTTGCCAACGGTTTAAATAATTCTCCGGAGCTTTCCTTTGGAAAAGAAGAAATTCAAAGAGCAATTAAGGCTTGTGGATTTCCTGAGGGAATTAGAGGAGAAGCATTGACCTTAGAAGAGTTTGCTGCATTGACCAATGAATTTAAAAGTAAATAAGAAACAGAAAAACATCGCAGAGAAGTGAGTCTGCGATGTTTTTTTATAAATATTAAAGGAAGGAGAGTCGGCATTAACGCCGACTTATGAAAAAGAAAATATAAAAATAATTTGCTCTGTATTATTTTTATGATATTAGTATATATTGGAAATATGTTCAAAGCATGATGAACTTGTGAAGAAATCGTGAACGAAATTGAAAACTTTTATGAATGTTCCACATTAAAGCCCTAAAAAGGAAGATGACAGGGAATTTGCAAGTGGTGAATATCTAAAAAGTTTTCAACGGATATCCGTGCGCCTCCTAAAAGACAGGAGAGATTTCCTAATTTTGAGGGGATAATGTTACAGTCTCTGTTTTGATGTCCGGCCAAGTATTCTGAAATTCTTTGGTTGATATCAGGAATATGATTGGAAAAAGCGCTGTTTAATACAATGATATCAGTATTAAAGGTGTTAATAATATTGTTAATGCCAATGGAGATGTATTTCACGAATAAATCCATCATTTCATGGGCAAGAGGCAGGTTTGCATCATAATCCTTTAAAAATTCAGATATAGTAACGTTTTCTTTCTTCTGTCGGGCAGCATAATTTTCCAGAATGGCTCTTTGAGAGGCATAAAGCTCAAAACAGCCCTGATTTCCGCAGGGGCATGGTTTTCCGTCAGGGAATAAGATGGTGTGCCCGAATTCACCGGCATAGCCATCCCGTCCTTTATATAAGCGTCCGTTTACCAGAATTCCCATACCAATTCCGTCATGCACATTGATATGTATCATATTTTTATATTTGTGATGAAAGGCGGCTTCTCCCAAAACAGAGAGATTTGCTTCATTTTCTACAAAGACAGGAATTTGAAAAGTTTCCTGCAAATGTGTACCCAGACCGCTTTTGGGGAGAGGATAATAAGGCGTAAATAAAATTTCGTTTTTTTGGACAACTCCATAAATACCAATGGAAACTCCGATAATTTTATTTTTAAACGCAGTATTTTCTCTGATATAGAAATTTAAAATCTGTTCTAAATGCTGCAAAAGATTATCCTGTGGACAGAAGGGGATTTTTTTGATTTCCTGTACTTCTCCCTTTAAGTTTGTCAAAAGGGCAATAATCTGCTGCGGTTGTATTTCTAAAGACAGGGCAAAACCATAAGCTTTGTTAAACTCCAGCAGGATGGGCTTTCTTCCCATGGAGGTTTGGGCACTGCCGATTTCCCTGATGAAATTCTGTTCCAATAATTCCTGTACAATATTGGAAATGGTTGCTTTTGTAAGGGATAATTGCTTTGCCAGTTCTGCTCTGGAAACAGGAGGGTTATTTATAATAAATTCTAATACCAGACGGCGGTTATTATTGCGTATCATTTCCTGATTGGCGATGGACATAATAAAAGCTCCTTCGTATGTTAAACTTTTTGTTCTTATCATACACTTTTCCGGGAAAGGGGGCAAGGGATATACAGCTCTTCTTTCGAGAACCTTTAGAGAAACTTTAGAAGTATGTGGGAGAAAATGTGGTATAATGAAGTTGTCGCATTAAGTATATATCCGGAAATATTGATACATTTTATGCTCAGCCTGCGCTCACTTTGAGCTTATAATCTCAAAGCGTGCTCGACAAATTCGCTAAAAGTGCATCAATATTTCTGAATAATATTTAAAGTGACAACTTCGGTTTGGAAAGGAAATACCCTTTTGAGTGTTTCCTCGCCGGCACATGTGGTATATAAAATATGTAGAATTTAAGGAGATTGAAGATATGAAGAAAAAAGGAATTGCGTTGCTGCTTACAGGTGTGATTATGGCATCTTGTTCTATGCCTGTTTATGCGGACAGAGAGGATGCAAAGCTAGATGTTCCCTATATTTCGCTGGGAGCAGATTTGAATGCGCAGGAAAAGGCTTCTGTTTTGGAGCTTTTAGGTGTTTCGGAAAAGGATTTAGAAGATTATACTGTTGCTACGGTTACAAATAAGGATGAGCATAATTATCTGGACTCTTATCTGGATAAAAGTGTTATCGGTTCAAGGGCTCTTTCTTCTGTTCTGGTAGAGGGAAAAGAAGATGGAAACGGAATTCACGTAACAACAAAAAATATTACATACTGTACGCCGGGAATGTACGAAAATGCCCTTGCCACAGCGGGAATTAAGGATGCGGATATTGTGGTGGCAGGTCCGTTTAAAATTTCAGGAACAGCGGCTTTGGTAGGTGCGATTAAATCTTATGAAAATATGACAGGTGAAGAAGTAAAAGAAGAAAATGTAGAAACAGCTACCAATGAGCTGGTTATTACCGGACAGATTGCGGAAGATGTAGGAAGTCAGGAAAAAGCAGAGCAGCTCATCGGAGCAATTAAAGGAGAGGTAGTCAGCAGCGGCGTTTCATCACCGGAAGAAATCGGAGAAATTGTAGACCAGGCTGTAAAAGAGATGGAGGTAAAGCTTTCTGAGGAAGACCGTCAGGCTATTGTAAAGCTCATGGAAAAAATCGAAAATCTGGATTTGGATATCAACAGCTTAAAAGAACAGGCAAAAAATCTTTACGATAAGATTGAAGATTTAGGATTAAAGCTGGATATTAATGAAGAAGAGGTAAAGGGATTTTTTGATAAAATTATAGAGTTCTTTAAGAATTTATTTTCCGGTAATCAAGAATAAGAAATTTGGAGCTGCCGCATTAGGCGTATATCATGTTTAAGCGGCAGATCCTGCTTATAAAAGGCTATGATAGATTTCTTTAATACAATTCTTTATGAATTCTTTTCAGAAAATTCCTGTATTTTTTCATTCAGAGAGAGCATACGTCGATCCAGATTTGAAACGATATTTGCACATTCCTGCAGCTCACGGCGAATATAATCTGGTGCATTTCCCTCAAATTTATAATAGATTTTATGTTCCAGACTTGCCCAGAAATCCTGTGCAATGGTGCGGATTTGTATTTCCACAATGGTATCCACAATTCCCTGTGTCAGATGAATAGGAACTGTCACCAGAATGTGATAGCTTTGATATCCGCTTACTTTTGGATGCGTAATGTAATCCTTCACAGAAACTACCTTTAAATCGCTTTGTTTTGTAATCATATCTGCAATCAAATAGATATCAGAAGTAAAAGAACATATAATGCGGATACCTGCGATGTCATTTACGTACTTCACCATGTTTTCCACACTGGTTTCATAACCGTTCTTTTTTAGCTTATTTACAATACTTGCCGGAGTTTTAATGCGGGATTTAATGTGTTCAATAGGAGTATAATGATAAATGTGCTGAAATTCATCGTTGAGAATATCAATTTTTGTATTAATTTCTTTTAAAGCGGCGTTGTAGAGGAACATGAGCGTTTCCCAGCCGTCTGCATCTTCTTGCTTGATTAGTTCTATAAGTTTTTCCATTTTTGTGTCCTCATTAAAGAAAATAAAAGTCTGTCACTTTTTCTTAGTATAGCAGAAAAGCGACAGACAGTCAAAAAAGATTTTTATGTTGTATGAAGAAGCATGTCCTGAGATTTAATCAGATTTAATTTTCGCATGCCGTTGGCAATAAACAACGTAAGGACGCCCGGCAGGATGAAATGAAACAGAAGGATTTTTAAAAACACCATCTGCGGGGCTTCTCCTGCTGTCATGGTTTCCCAAGTAGTCGTCTGTCCCATAAGTCCCATAGTGCCCAGACCGGAACCGTTAGGTGAATTTTGCATTTTTCCTAAGAGAACGCCCAGAGGTCCTAAAATGGCGCTGGAAAGTATAGGAGGCAGCAGAAGGAATGGGTTTTTCAGAATATTAGGAAGCAGCAGCAATGGCGTGCCTGTTCCGATAGAAAGAAGTCCTGAAAAACCGTTTTCTCGATAACTTGCAACAGCCATTCCTACCATACTGCAACAGCAGCCGATGGTTGCCGCTCCGGCAGCCGGTCCTGATAATCCCGCTATAACGCCCAGTGCAGCAGTACCGATAGGGAAAACAACGGCGATGCTCATAAGTACTGCAACTATTATCCCCATAAGGAGAGGCTGTTGCTGTGCTCCCCAATTTACACAGTTGCCAAACTCCTGTATAAAGTAACTCAGGGGTGTCTCCAGCAAAAGATTTATAAGTTCTCCGCATAAAAATCCCGTAAGAGGACACAGAAATAAATCAAAACGAGTTTTTTTGACAAAGAGACGAGAAAGTTCAATAGCTGTAAAGGCAGCCAGAAAAGAGCACAAAAACGCTGACGGACCGGCGGCATCGCCTCCTAACATACCTGCAATACCGGCACATAGTACAACAAGAGGCGCTTCCTGAAGCTGGCAGGCAACACCCACCCCAATGCCTATTCCGGTAAGTCCGGTGGCAATCCCGCTTAAATGAATAAGCGTACTGTTAAAGTCACTGGGGAAAAGGTTCGCAATCTGTCGCAAAAACATTCCCATAATCAATGTGGCAAAGATACCACATGCCATTCCGTGAGCCCCTTCTATGAAAAATCGTTGTAAAAATCGTTTCATAATTTCAGATTTTTAAATAAAGAGCCTAAGGAAGTAGAGATTTCTTCGCTTTCCGGTAATTCGTAATCCGGTTCTTCCTCTTTTTCTTCTGCGATTTCATTGAGCGCTTTCATGCTCAGACTGATTTTTCCGTCTTCGTTTTTGATTACTTTTGCTTTTACTGTATCGCCAATGCTTAAAACGGCTTTCGGTGATTTAATTCGTTTTTCGGAAATCTGAGAAACGTGTACAAGACCGGATATTCCGTCACCTAAATCAATGAAAGCGCCGTAAGTCTGTAAGGACTCTACGGTACCTTCCACAATACTTCCCACCTTAATATCGTCAATTTTACTGCGTTTTTCAGCGTCAGCCTTTTCTTTTAAAATTTCTTTTGCAGAGAGAACAAGACGGTTTTCCTGTTCGTCTACTTCAAAAACCCTTACAGTAATGGTCTTTTTTAAGAAATCTTCTGGATTTTCTACATAATTTAAAGCCAGCTTGGAAACCGGGATAAAAGCACGGATACCTTCTACATAAGCAATAACGCCGCCTTTTACAATGCCCTCCACGGACACTTCAAATTCTGTTTTGTCTTCCTTCATCTGCTCTAATTTGTCCCATATAAGCATATCATCGTCACGGAAGTTAGAGAAAGAAGCGTCAATTTCTTTCATGTAGTCTTCCATAGTTTCTTGTTTTTTCATTTCTTCTGACATTGAAATACCTCCATGTTTTAAATTTTGGATTAAGTATATCATAATTGCCATTGATTTAGAAGTATGTTACTATAAAAACAGATAGAACTGCAGTAAAGGCAGAAAGGAAAGAAGAATGGGAAAGCAAGGAAAAATATACATTATCGGACATAAAAATCCAGACACAGACTCTATTTGTTCAGCGATTGCTTATGCGGATATAAAGAACAGAATGAGTAACGGAAATCGCTATGCGGCAAAGAGAGCGGGACAGATAAATGAAGAAACAGAATATGTGCTGAAACGATTTGGTGTGGAAGCGCCGGGTTACCTGTCAGATGTTGGGACACAGGTAAAAGATATGGATATTCGTGAAACTCCGGGAGTTCCCAACAGTATTTCCATTAAAGATGCGTGGGCAATTATGAAAGAGAGCAGTGCAGTAACATTGCCTATTACAAAAGAGGACGGACAGCTGGAAGGATTGATTACCACAGGAGATATTGCAAAATCCTACATGGATGCCCATGACAATTATTTCCTTTCCAATGCCAGAACCCAGTACAGAAGTATTGCCAATACCGTAGAAGGCGTCATTGTAACAGGAAATTCCCATGGGTATTTTGTAAAGGGAAAGGTGGTAATCGGGGCGGCAAATCCGGATAAATTAGGAGATTTTCTGGAGGAAGACGATTTGGTTATCTTAGGAGACCGCCATGAAGACCACTTATGCGCTATTCAGGAAAATGTAAGCTGTATGATTGTGTGCAACCATGCCAGAGTATCTGCAGATATTATTGAGGCGGCAGAAAGAAACCAGTGCGTCATCATTCAGTCCGCTCTTGATACATTTACCGTAGCAAGATTGATTAATCAGAGTATTCCTGTGAAACACATTATGAAAAAGGAAAATCTGATTACGTTTCAGACAGATGACTTTACCGATAATGTAAAGGACATCATGGTAAAAAACCGACACAGAGCATTTCCGGTGGTAAATAAGCATGGCAAATATATTGGTACGGTTTCCCGCCGTAATTTGCTGGGAATGAAAAAGAAACAGCTGATTTTAGTTGACCATAATGAGAAGACACAGGCAGTGGACAATATTGATGCGGCAGAAATATTGGAAATTATCGACCATCACAGATTGGGCTCACTGGAAACTTTACAGCCGGTGATGTTCCGCAATCAGCCGGTAGGGTGTACAGCGACAATTATGTATCAGATTTATGTGGAAAAGGCGTTGGAAATCAGTCCGTCTATTGCGGGGCTTTTATGTTCTGCGATTATTTCAGATACTTTGATGTTTCGTTCGCCTACCTGTACCTCCGCAGATAAAATGGCGGCAGGCGCTTTGGCTTTGATTGCGGGAATTAATATAGAAGAACATGCAAAAGAAATGTTTACTGCGGGAAGTAATTTGAGAGGAAAGACTACGGAAGTTATTTTCTATCAGGATTTCAAGCGTTTTACAGCGGATACCGTGAATTTTGGCGTAGGACAGATTAGCTCCATGAACGAAGAGGAGCTGAAGGATTTAAAGAAAAGGCTTATTCCGTTTATGGAACATGAGTGCGGAAAGAACGGAATTTCTATGGTATTTTTCATGCTGACTAATATTTTGGATGAGTCCTCTGAAATTATCTGCTACGGAGAGGGCAGTGGAAAACTGGTACGAGATGCGTTTGAAGTGCAGGAGTCTGACAGTGGTTATATACTGCCCGGTGTGGTATCCAGAAAGAAACAGCTGATACCTGCATTTATCGGAACTTTGCAGCAGAACGGAAATTAGTGCATTGTATATTGGTTTTGAAAGGACAAGAAAATGAGTAAAATTGAGTGGAAACCGGGAAATATGCTTTATCCTCTGCCGGTGGTAATGGTGAGTGTGGCGGATGAAGAAGGGAAGGACAATATTATTACCGTGGCATGGGCAGGAACAGTATGTACCAATCCGCCTATGGTGTCTATTTCTGTACGACCGGAACGATATTCCTATTATATGATAAAAGAAACAGGAGAATTTGTGATTAATCTTACTACGGAGAAACTGGCTTATGCAACCGATTACTGTGGGGTCAAATCCGGTCGTGACGTAGATAAATTTAAAGAGGCACATTTAACAAGAGAATCAGCCTCTCATGTGGGAGCGCCGATGATAAAGGAGTCTCCAGTTTCTATTGAATGTCGGGTAAGAGAAGTGCAGGAGTATGGAAGCCACAGCGTGTTTACGGCAGATGTGCTGGCGGTACATGTGGATGACCAATACATGGATGAAAAAGGCAAGTTTGATTTGGCAATGTCAAATCCAATTGTTTATTCCCACGGAGAGTATTATGGATTAGGGAAGAAATTGGGAACCTTTGGGTATAGTATTAAGAAGAAAAGAAAGAAAAAACAGAAGAAGCAGGGGAAATGAGTATGGAAAATATTACACTGATTGGAATGCCCGGTGTAGGAAAAAGTACGGTAGGTGTTATTCTGGCGAAGGTGCTGGGATATGAATTTGTAGATTCAGACCTGTTAATTCAAAAGTCTGAAAATCTGCTTTTGCGGGAAATTATTGCAAGGGACGGACAGGATGGTTTTTTGAAAATTGAAAACAGAGTAAATGCTTCTATTGAGACAGAAAAATCAGTAATTGCCACGGGAGGAAGCGTGGTATACTGTGCAGAAGCCATGGAACATTTGAGGAAAATCGGTAAAGTGGTATACCTGAAGCTGGAATATGAAGAACTAAAGAAACGTTTGGGAAATCTTAGAGGCAGAGGCGTGGTTTTAAGAGACGGACAGACTTTAAAAGACTTGTACGATGAGCGGACACCTCTTTATGAAAAATATGCAGATATTGTAGTTGATGAGAAAAATCTGGATGTAGAGGGAACTTTACAGAAAATTCTCGAAAATATTGCTGAATAATTGACGGCAAGGGTTTGGAAAACTGTGGAGAAACGGGAAAATGCGGATTTTTATTTACAAATTCATATATCTGTTATAATATAATGGATAAGCCATAAAATAGTATTGAGAAAGTATTGTAAACAGACGTGAATTCGAGAAATGGCTTTATAACAAATAGATAAAACCTGTGACAGACAGGAAGACATAGATTTAGACAGGTAGTGATACCTGGGAAAACAAGAGGTGTGTATATGGAGCAGTATATTATTAAGGGTGGAAACCCATTGGTCGGTGAAGTGGAAATTGGCGGTGCCAAGAACGCAGCGCTGGCTATACTGGCAGCAGCAATCATGACAGATGAGACGGTACACATTGAAAATTTACCAGATGTTCGTGATATTAATGTGTTATTAGAGGCGATTAAAGAAATTGGTGCTACTGTTGACCGCATTGGACCTACGGAAGTAAAGATTGCGGGAGCAACCATTGGAAATATTACTGTTGAGTATGAATATATTAAGAAAATCAGAGCGTCCTATTATTTGTTGGGTGCTCTTTTAGGCAAATATAAAAATGCAGAAGTGCCCCTTCCGGGAGGCTGTAATATAGGAAGTCGTCCGATTGACCAGCATTTAAAAGGTTTTCGGGCTCTCGGTGCGTCAGTAGATATTATTCACGGTGCAGTTGTAGCAAAGGCGGAGCATCTTACAGGAAAACATATTTTTATGGATATGGTGTCAGTGGGTGCGACAATCAATGTTATGATGGCAGCGGCAATGGCGCAGGGAAATACGACTATTGAGAATGCGGCCAGAGAGCCTCATGTTGTAGACGTTGCAAACTTCCTTAACAGCATGGGCGCAAATATTAAAGGAGCCGGTACAGATGTAATCCGTATTCAGGGAGTGGACAAGCTTCATGGTACAACTTACTCCATTATTCCGGACCAGATTGAAGCAGGAACCTTCATGTGTGCAGCAGCAGCAACCATGGGGGATATTATGGTGAAAAACGTTATTCCAAAACACTTGGAAGCAACGACAGCAAAATTGGAAGAAATCGGATGTCAGGTAGAAGAATTCGATGATGCGGTGCGTGTTGTGGCAAATAAACGTTTAAAACGCACAAATGTAAAAACAATGCCATATCCGGGCTATCCTACGGACATGCAGCCTCAGTTTGCCGTGGCGTTGACTCTGGCAGAGGGTACAAGTATTGTAACGGAAAGTATTTTTGAAAATCGTTTTAAATATGCAGATGAGCTTACCAGAATGGGGGCTAATATTAAGGTAGAGGGAAATACTGCAATTATTGACGGAGTGCAGAAGCTTGCGGGAGCAAGAGTAAGCGCGCCGGATTTAAGGGCGGGTGCAGCCCTTGTTATTGCCGGTCTGGCAGCAGAAGGCATTACGATTGTGGACGATATTGTTTATATTCAGAGAGGATATGAGCGTTTTGAAGAAAAGCTCAGAAGCCTTGGCGCTGAAATTGAAAAGGTTTCCAGTGAAAAAGAAATTAAAAAATTCCAGCTTCGAGTAGGCTGATGGAGTTTTTAGAAAAAATGCTTGACGGATAACGGGAAAAGCGTTATCGTAGTAGTGTTAAATAGAAAATTGTAAATGTTATATTTTCTCTTATTCAGAGTGATGGAGATACATAGGATCTGTGAAGTCACGGCAACCCCGCATGGCGGAAGGTGCCAACCTGAGCGAATAATCGAACAATAAGAGGATTCATTTTATGAAAAGTATATGAGTCCGCTTTGTCGGGCTCTTTTTCAATGTACGGCGGTAAAATGCGAGAGAAAATATAAACTCAAGAAAAGGAGAAAACACATGGAAAAAAGATTATTTACTTCTGAATCTGTAACTGAAGGCCATCCGGACAAGATGTGCGATGCGATTTCTGATGCGATTTTAGATGCGCTTATGGAAAAAGACCCAATGAGCCGTGTTGCTTGCGAAACTGCTACAACAACAGGTGTTGTTATGGTTATGGGTGAAATCACAACAAGCGCTTATGTAGATATTCCGAAGATTGTAAGGGATACTGTTCGTGAAATTGGTTATACAAGAGCGAAATATGGTTTTGATGCAGATACCTGCGGCGTTATTACGACAATAGACGAACAGTCAGCAGATATTGCTCTGGGTGTTGATAAAGCTTTAGAAGCAAAAGAAAATAAAATGTCTGAAGAAGAAATCGATGCAATCGGCGCCGGAGATCAGGGTATGATGTTTGGATTTGCAACAGATGAGACAGAAGAATTTATGCCTTATCCGATTGCTCTTGCACATAAATTGGCATTACAGCTTACAAAAGTACGTAAGGACGGTGTACTTACTTATTTAAGACCGGATGGAAAAACACAGGTAACAGTAGAGTATGATGAGAATGATAAACCAATGCGTTTGGATGCAGTGGTATTATCTACACAGCATGATCCGGAAGTGACACAGGAACAAATTCATGCAGATATTAAAAAATATGTATTCGACCCAATTCTTCCGGCAGATATGGTGGATGATGAAACAAAATTCTTTATCAATCCAACAGGACGTTTTGTAATCGGCGGACCTCACGGGGACAGTGGATTAACAGGACGTAAAATTATTGTAGATACTTACGGCGGATATGCACGTCACGGCGGCGGCGCTTTCTCTGGTAAGGACTGTACAAAAGTAGACCGTTCTGCGGCTTATGCGGCTCGTTATGTGGCAAAAAATATTGTGGCAGCAGGTCTTGCAAAAAAATGTGAAATTCAGTTGTCTTACGCAATCGGTGTAGCACATCCGACCTCCATTATGGTTGATACATTTGGAACCGGAAAGCTTTCTGATACACGTTTAGTGGAAATTATTCGTGAGAACTTTGATTTAAGGCCGGCAGGAATCATTAAAATGTTGGATTTACGCCGTCCAATCTATAAACAGACAGCAGCTTACGGACATTTTGGAAGAAATGATTTGAACCTGCCTTGGGAAAATTTAGACAGAGTGGAAGATTTAAAGAAATATTTATAAAATGTTTATAAAAGTAAGATTTTTTGTGTCGGACTGTTTCATGAACGGTCCGACTTTTTCTATTTTATACCGAAAGTATTACATTTATGTGTATATGAAGAAATGTGGTTGAAATTACCAGAAAATTGTAATAGGATATCAATATAGAAATAAAAAAAGCAGCGGGAGGAAAAGGGATGAAGAAAAAAACGTTACAGGCTGCTGTAATTGCTTTAGGTATTTTAAGCGCCAGCTTTACAGTATCTGCTATGGGGGAAACAGATGTAGAAGATACTGTATTATCGGAAATTACAGAAGAGAGTATGCAAAATCAGGATGTTGAGACAGAAGAAGATACAGAGCAGGAAAACCCGGATAATCCACAACCGGAGAAGCCGCAAAATGGATGGGTTGAAAATGAAAACGGTTGGCAGTACAAAGATGAGAATGGAAATCTGCTGAAAGACGGCTGGTGGGAAATAGAAGGTGAAAGATATTATTTTGATAAAGATGGATATCGTGCTTCTTATTGGTTGTATGCAGACGGACAATACTATTGGCTAGGTACAGATGGAAAAATGCAGACAGGCTGGCAGGAAGTATGGGGACAGAAGTATTATCTCGGAACAGACGGAGCAATGCAGACATATTGGTCAGTAATAGACGGAAAATATTATTGGCTTGGAAGTGATGGGGCAATGCGGACAGGCTGGCAGGAAGTATGGGGTAAATATTATTATCTTGGAAACGATGGAGTGATGCAGACATATTGGTCAATGGTAGATGGACAATATTATTGGCTCGGTGCAGACGGAGCGATGCGGACAGGCTGGCAGGAAGTATGGGGTAGATGGTATTATCTCGGTAAAGCGGCTGATGACGGAGCGATGAGAACATATTGGCAAGAAATAGGCGGAAAGTACTATTGGTTTGGGGCAGACGGAGCGATGCGGACAGGCTGGCAGGAAGTATGGGGTAAATGGTATTATCTCGGCAAAGCGGCTGATGACGGAGTGATGAGAACGTATTGGCAAGAGATTGACGGAGAATATTATTGGCTCGGAGCGGACGGAGCAATGCGAACAGGCTGGCAGGAAGTATGGAGCAAATGGTATTATTTGGATGTAGCCGGAGTGATGCAGACAGGATGGATTTGGACCGAAGGGGACAAATGGTATTATACGTATGAAAGCGGTGCAATGGCATCTAACACTTGGGAAAAAATGAACGGACAGTGGTACTGGTTCGATGAAAGCGGTTTGATGGCACAGGGTTGGAAATATATAGGAAGATATAAATATTATTTTAATAATTCAGGCCATTTATTACAGGATTTAGATGGTGTTCTGGGAAGACAATCTTCTTATGAAGTTACAATAAATCGTAAAAGGTGTCAGGTGACAGTTTATGCAAAAGACGGAAGCAATGGGTATATTATTCCGGCAAAAACATTTACTTGTTCTGTAGGACTTTCCTCTACACCGACACCAACAGGAACATTCTATACACCGGATAAATATCGTTGGCATACTTTGATGGGACCTTCTTATGGTCAATATTGTACCAGAATTAATGGAGGAATTTTATTCCATTCCGTAGCTGGTTATAATATGACAAGCTATAATATTCGTGCAAGAGATTATAATAAATTAGGTTCACCGGCATCTCATGGTTGTGTACGCTTAACTGTACGTGATGCAAAATGGATTTATGATAACTGTAAGTTAGGAACAAAAGT
The DNA window shown above is from Blautia hansenii DSM 20583 and carries:
- a CDS encoding L,D-transpeptidase family protein → MKKKTLQAAVIALGILSASFTVSAMGETDVEDTVLSEITEESMQNQDVETEEDTEQENPDNPQPEKPQNGWVENENGWQYKDENGNLLKDGWWEIEGERYYFDKDGYRASYWLYADGQYYWLGTDGKMQTGWQEVWGQKYYLGTDGAMQTYWSVIDGKYYWLGSDGAMRTGWQEVWGKYYYLGNDGVMQTYWSMVDGQYYWLGADGAMRTGWQEVWGRWYYLGKAADDGAMRTYWQEIGGKYYWFGADGAMRTGWQEVWGKWYYLGKAADDGVMRTYWQEIDGEYYWLGADGAMRTGWQEVWSKWYYLDVAGVMQTGWIWTEGDKWYYTYESGAMASNTWEKMNGQWYWFDESGLMAQGWKYIGRYKYYFNNSGHLLQDLDGVLGRQSSYEVTINRKRCQVTVYAKDGSNGYIIPAKTFTCSVGLSSTPTPTGTFYTPDKYRWHTLMGPSYGQYCTRINGGILFHSVAGYNMTSYNIRARDYNKLGSPASHGCVRLTVRDAKWIYDNCKLGTKVTISDYAATPFDKPATIKIPASQNWDPTDPNI